From Camelina sativa cultivar DH55 chromosome 5, Cs, whole genome shotgun sequence:
tgttgttaataaattttaaagtaaaatttaatttagaaaaacaaatttgaaactctAATAATAAAGTTTCTATATTTGAggagttttaaaacaataatgagttattaggcaatataatgtttatttctgtataaatatttaaatgaacatgaaaacattgaaaagacaaaaaaaaatgtgagcaaGCAAAACGAACATATTTCGGTTTATGGATTTAGAAactattttatgaaaataattttatattactattcttataattttatttaataaaaatggtcttttaaaaacaaattggcATAGGTCATCCAAAATTGCCGGACCGGCACATGGAGATTAGGaaagacatacataaacactATAATGAATAAgtaaatttgtcaaacattctcacattatattttttctgaTGTAGTTTTAATGCGaacaacaaacatgataacctgcaaaaaaatatttaaatttattcaagaatacctattgaaatttggaaagatatataaaaataagttaATTCTTCGtaggaacctaatgactgaaattaaataatatgactgaaaatttcttttaaaatgagAGTCATTAGGgactgaaatttaattttatggaaaacggattgaattcttgttttatggaaaacaaattggtaagatctaatgagaaataaataagtaagaaattatcaaattacttacataaaacatcccaccattaggttatataagattaaatgcCAGAAACTAAACCCATGAATGGAaacccaaaattttaattttgacttaaaactttatgaatttataagagaTTTTGAGAACACGTAAACATCCTACAATCTAACATAATTTTGATTCCTTTCTTGCCTATGAATCATTTCTAAGATTGAAacccataaatatattttatacataatttagaatcCGTTCTTGCCTGTGAAGCATGCATAAGATTGAAAcccatttttataatttcaaaataaactataatcaGATTTTTCTAGGATGAAACCACAAACTGATAAATAGTAGGTTTAGATTGGAAGGAGCCTAATTGAAGAATGGAATAAGGAACTGttgagagtttttgttttgttttatggcCTTTTAGTGAATTAGGTCCAAAGTAcaaatgaatttagttaattaggtccaaacaacAAAAGTGTACAGGTGTCAGATAGATAACACGCCAAGTGTCATTTctttagcaaaagttgagaaaaactttctcatattatataagatattaatatattgtaaattaaagaaatattttggtAAGAAATACTATCCTTgattatgtataaaaaaaacaaaaaaaaactatagactAAAGAACGTTATATGTAGTCCTATTGTGGAGTAAATAATATCAAATGgataattttttcctttttttgaagctaacaatattttttaacatttctATTACTGTTATCTATATTTGTTGCAACTTCCAAAAGGATAGAAactaaagagttaaaaaaatctACCGTAGTAAAGAAATTATAACAATTTAGTTCTGCTCATCATTATCCTatctacaaaataaagaaacaaaactaatttaatgatgcgtaaatatatatataagtttctaTCTTCAATTCTTCTCTATCGAGTTGTTTCCATGGAGAAACAGAAGACGCCGACGAAGGAACCTTCCGCCCAACACTTCAACGAAGCTGCCTATAAGCTTCTTGCGAATCCCCACATCGAACCGACGATGAGATTCATCGCCACCCTCACAAAGCCATCGGTGAATCAACTGATCAGAACCAAGTTCTTCCGTTTCTGCGTCGACTCTTACCCGGcatgtctctctctcaaactcatGCGAATCTACACCTCGAAAGAGCCACGTGTCCATGACGGGATCAGAGAGAATGCGGTAAGGTGTCTTCACGCTATTTTCATCATAGAAGAAGCGTCTTTGAATTCAGAAGTGGTTCACGTACTCTCGCCTGAACTCATATCTTGCCTTGAAGAACAAGTCATCTCGGAAACAAGTTTCAAGATTCTTTCCATGCTCGTGAACCGTATCGCTTTCGAGGTGTTCACCATTCACGAAGAAACATGGCATGATCTGCGTGTGTTTATCTCGTCTAGAGCTGAGACAGAGTTTGCGAAAGCGGTTTTCGTGTTCACGAGCTTGTCCATGCCTTTGGATGAAGACGAGTTTGTGATTCCACTCATGGATAATCTTTTACCAGCGATCTTGAAACGGTTAGGAAACGTCCACGAGGGTTCGGGTTCGAGTTCGAGCCAGTGGGGTTTAGCGTTCGTGGGTGGGTTTTGTACGGCGGTTCACTTGTTGGAGACGACAAGTGTTGCTTTGGTGGAGAATCTTGTTAATGAGATGTTGAAGTCTGTGAACAGAGGAATGGAATTAGGGTTTCTTGATAGAGCTCTTAGGGATGTTGAAATCGCTGTGGTGCAACAGTTATGGTGGTATTGTACTACagagtttaaatttgttttgggttttattaGGAGGATTGATGCGATGATCACTGAGGAGACAACGAAGGATGTGTTGCAAGGGATTAAGGTGGTTGTGGAAAAGAAGATACTTGAAATTGGTTGAAGAGATTGATAACGAAGATTGGCTTAATCAGCGTCATTGAATTTTATACTTTTCTTCTCTGAAACACAATTATGATTTGTAGGTTTTTGATATGAGTAGTGTGTTCTGTTTTGTGAAATAGTTTTTGAGgactaactctattttttttttgttaaaaaggaCTAACTCTTTTTTGGCATATTTGGTTTGTAATGATTTTCTTTTACTGATGATGAGCAAATTCTTACGATATATAATGTTACACCAAAACGAAAATTTTCATTCTTTCCAGTAACTTACCAGATCATCTTGCATGCACACACTAAAAAAACCTCTGTTccttgattgtttttttttctataagtTTTCACATTCactaaataataacttttaGTTTTAGCAATACATGCATCATTTTCTATCCAAAACACTTTTTCATAACTTTacatatgattaaaattaattgattttagttatattaaaaggtaaaaaaaaaaagtttactgtggaaacagaggaaatctatattaacatttttgaagtaaaaTTTTAGAGAATAAAATTTGTGTTAGTATGTATTTACAAAGAATGTAACTGATTTAAACCTCTAAATTTTGAATTCATACAATTAATCATCAAAGTGAAAAGTTTTGTTATTGTAAACCTTCAAAGTGGCTCTTATATTCACATATCTATAAAAATTAACGGAAAAAATGATTCatcaacaaataatttatttttgttataaataaagacatagttttaaattaaaataatttagttaattttttttatttatcatcaataatatattttaaaattcaaagaaaagcAACAAAATTTCCTTATTTATGTGGCGAGtgctctcttttctcacttacGGCCGGAAACTTGATGTTCATCATAGCAGATCTAAAAGGATATTGGactaagatttataaaaaacacTTACAGAGAGCcacttttaagatttttaaacacttacaaaaagttatttatttttgtaatttttatatatattattaatgataaaaataaaaaattaattaaaataattattaaagcCATCTTAGTATTTATAATGATTATTCAtgtaatttgtgaaaaaaaaatgattattcatGTAATCAAATTTACTTGTTAATATTAATAGATCCGCGAATACGAAAGCCATTTTTAAGATTTGAAATTAGCAAAATTGTTACTTAGTCGTTTATTTTAAGAATTCAAAACTTTagagatttaaaataaaagtgaCACCATACAAAAATGGTTATGAGacttttttaaatgaaaaataatattaagatTACAGTTTTGGACTAGAGAGGCCGGCCACATAGAAGGAAAGAATAAGCAGGCTTGTAAAGTTGCACACAACTTTATGAGGATAAAATTGTCTAACCAAACTATATACAAAACACATAGatgggtttttattttacttttggaCAACATACGTAGATGGTTATATACCTCATTGTACACATTAAGATgctatatattatgtttttggtcAATATATTTCCATTTGACCAATTCTCTCAACTGTACAAGCCAAAAATTGGCTCATGGTGTTATAATTTAAGCCCATTTGGGAGAATCACTTTTGTTTGTTCTTCAAGAAACCCTTCAATAACTCTATAAAGATACCCTAAAAATAAGTTACTTTGCGCTGGGTTACATGTAACAAAAGTCATGTGATCCTTGTTTGTGGGAGATGACGACCATTGAACTTCAACATGAAGCATCCTTAATTAAACGCTATTACATGCTTCTGGTTATTAAAAGACAcacataattattttcaattcttTCTTCATCGTGAATCCAAAGATTTCCTCTCTGGGAATTTAAACGTAATGAAACAATAGACTTTTAAATTCGTCTGGTTGATGTATCCTCGTATGTGTATAAAACCAACTTccttttatttccttttgtacccaaaaaaaaactaactctTTCTAATGACTTCGATAGGGTTCTTTGAAGCATCCATagctttcttttgctttctcatATTCTACTGCTGCCGCAACAATAAACCCTTTGGAAGGTGTCCATGGAACTGGCCGGTTCTTGGCATGCTTCCTGGTGTAGTCATGAGGTTACACCGCGCCTATGACTCCATCGTGGAGGTTTTCGAGAACTCCAACTTGACCTTTCAATTCAAGGGCCCATGGTTTACTGGAATTGATATATTAGGCACGGTTGATCCAgctaatattaattatatgatgagCTCAAACTTCTCAAATTACTATAAAGGTCCTGAGTTCCATGaaatttttgaatcttttggaGACGGGATCATCAACACGGATTACGAGCTATGGAGACAATGGAGGAAGGCATCTCAGTCTATATTCCACCAACAAAGCTACCAAACTTTTTCAACAACTATCACGAAAAGTAAGCTCAAAGACGGGCTTGTACCTCTTTTCAATCATTTCGCAGAGGAAAAGATGGTGGTGGAGTTGCAAGATGTGTTCCTGAGGTTCATGTTCGATACAACCTTCATGTTAATAACCGGGTCAGATCTTGGAAGTGTCTCCATTGAATTACCGGAAGTTGAGTTCGCTACGGCTTTTGATGATGTTGGAGAAGCGATTTTTTATAGACATATTACACCAAGATTCTTATGGAAGCTGCAAAAATGGATTGGAATCGGggcagagaagaagatgatgaaagctGATGCCACTTTAACTCGTGTTTGTAACAAACATATATCAGCCACGAGAGAAGAGGTAAGATCACAAAGGAATACTCACAATTCCAATGGAGAAGATCATGAAGTTCTTTTGACTTCCTTCATAAAGCTAGATACAACCAAGTACGACCTCTTGAATCCTGGTGATAATAAGTTTCTACAAGACTTCACAGTGAACTTCATGGCAGCTGGGAGAGATTCAACTGCTGTTGCACTAACTTGGTTCTTCTGGAATCTTTCTGAAAACCCTAACGTGTTAACCAAGATTCACCAAGAGATCAACAGCACAAATCTACCAAGAACTGGAAGTGATCATCAAGACACGTTATTGTACTTGAATAAGCTGGTGTATTTACATGCTGTATTGAGTGAATCAATGAGGCTTTACCCACCAATTCCATTCGAACGCAAGTCTCCAATCAAACCAGATGTGCTTCCAAGTGGGCATAAAGTCGAATCAAATATCAATATCATGATCAGTATTTACGCGATGGGGAGAATGAAAGCCGTATGGGGAGAAGACGCGAGAGATTTTAAGCCAGAGAGATGGATTACAGAGACAGGAGGGTTGAGACATGAGCCTGCTTACAAGTTCTTATCGTTCAATGCTGGCCCAAGATCATGTATAGGCAAGAATTTAGCTATTAATCTAATGAAGACAGTGATCGtggaaatattacaaaactacgAGATTAAGGTCGTCAATGGACAAAAGATTGAGGCAGAACTTGGTCTTATTCTCCGCATGAAGCATGGGCTTCAAGtcacaattaataaaaaatgttcCAGCTTGGTGTAAAGTTCTGAAagtctcttttatttttctttagcAATCGATATTAAGAATAAGAAGGATGGTCCTCCAAAATTGGTCGAGCAATGCTGAATTTGTATTAAACACTTTCACtcaataaaaaatgataatcttgtttcttaaaaaaatataatgtattcCATTTTTTTGCCAACATAATGTATTCAATTTAAAATGGGGTTATGTTTATCAATTCGGATGAACTTTTCACGAAATCTGGATGAATTAAGGCGAACGTTAATTTTTCTAGACTCTATTTTAGTTATGTGTAAAACTGTTGACGAGTAAACTTACTAATTCTCTATGATATCCTTATACAAGCCAGATAGCATTGCTGCGTGACTATGTGAACAAATACGGTTTTCGTGATCAAGAACTTGTGATTCTCTCACAGAGAATGTTCTTGCAACGATCTTGAAACGGGTATGTAGGCCACGACGATAAGGAGAGTTAAAGGCAATGATGTGTGTAGCGTTCCTGGATGGTTTATGACATGTGTTACGGTTCACTTGTTAGAGACGACACGTGACGATTTGGTGGAGAATCTTGCATATGAGATGCTAAATCAGCGTCACTGAATTTGGATGCTTCTTGCACAAGTAAGCAAAATCGTAGGGGAATGTTTTGGTTGTGATTTGTGTagtttgggtttatattttGCTGTTAGGTACGTTACCGTTATACGAGTGGATTAAATGAAATAGGttttttgactcttttttttatgcttttctAGCCATCTACTAAATCCCATGTGTTAttagattctaatttataaaagaaattttgatGTCTTCCATAAATTCATAACAAGTGAATGAATGAAAGATTTTAAAGAATtgctaaaaagtttttttttataattttattgattagatttttataatCTTGTCAAGTCTCACAAACAATCTCTCTATTTTAATGATACTCTATATAACTTATTTTGTTCAGAAAAgtgaataaaattataaattaataacataataactaaattcattAATAATCatagattcttttattttagctGAATAGCACAAAAGATTTATTGACTTTCTAAAATTCTGAATCAAATAACCCCAGATTTAGGTTATTAttcttaataaatattattgttttgacTCTCAAATGGGCAATTAATTATTCCAGTAAAATATAAAGCTATTGCCTTTTATTTGAGTAAGAATAATATCTTAGTGTGtggtgtatgtatatatataaacaatgcTTGACTAAAAATTATTCAGtagaagataaagaaaaaaaatatagaaaatcaattattaatttctGCGTCATGAAACATGTTACTTTGTTTGTGGTTTCAtgtgttttcatattttttgtgatGCATAATGCTAAAggtgaaatatatatgaaaaaaattgactgataaaaaaatgttacaaaaaaactTGTAATTTCTTCGGTATTATCAActgtttttgtctttaatatatagagatttaaTTTATCCatcatttaatatatttttttttacacatttaataAACCCTCAAGAATGACTAATACTTTGGTGAAATTTTCATAAAAGATACTCCCTCCGGTTTTGTTTACTTGACGTTTTAGGAGTTTTCGCGTGGATTAAGAAAGTTGGTATATTGACAACTTTAACCTCAGATAGAACACAAAtttaccattttatttttcatacataattattttttctttttacaatctAAATCCAAAAACGAATAGGAAAAACAAGATGAAAAAGTAATTATACTCTGAGCTACGCCGGCGTGATTACGACGGTGAAAAACTCAATCAGAACGGTTGCTGAGTACTCCACCTGCGGCGGACTCGATCGAAGCTGCTGTTGTGTGCTCCACCGACGACAGACCTGATCGGAGCGGCTGTTGTTTACTCCACCGACGGCAGACCCGATCGGAGCGGCTGCTGTTTACTCCACCGACGGCGGACTCCAATCCTCTGTTGATCTCAattctttgttttattcaatcacttccagttcttcttcttctccattttcctctgtttcttcttctactacgaCTTCCTCTTCTATTCAATATATGGAGTAACGAAGCAAGATGGCTAAGAATTATTCTCCTTCTAATgataaatcacacagtcctacAAGCCATGCTTCAACCCGAGGCAGCTCTATCTAAGTCACTAGATATGGTGAAATTAGTTAATTGGTTTCtcagatttgatttggttttttttttttaaatgacatttGTCTCACAAATAAACTTATCTTTTTCTGTTCTTATGGTCTTGCTTTTGTGATTGAAAATGGAGCTTTGTATTTAAGCTAGTGCGTATATCACTTTTATGTTAGAGACATGTTACGTGATTACCTGAATAATATTTTTGCTAGTTGTTTAGCTTATCCTCTGTTCGTACTGTTTTTCTACCTTTAACGTGTCTCTAAGAAagatctttcttctccttctgattTAAAACCTGAGATCTTCTTTTGTATATGCTCTAATTTCTCTTAGTTTGTTATGAGAATCATAGATTAGATGTTTTACTTGTCACAGAACTAggtaaattcattttttatgtttgaactCTCCAATCATTTGGATACCCTGCAGATATTAATTATAAGTGGCTGAACTCCAGAGGAAGCTCTTATGATTCTTGTCCCTGAGGCATACAAAAACCATCGAACTTTATTTGTCAAATATTCTTAGGTAATGTTGATCATCAGATTGcatttctttgtgatttattATTCCATTGAATCCATTACAATACTCACCAttatctttctctccttcttatTTTACTGCAGGTTGTAGATTTCTAACTTTATCTATCAAAGTGGTTATGTTTATAAGTTGAAAAAGTGACCTTTCGTATAATCCAACGTGACTCTTTATGTATTATGTTAATTGATCTAGGGTtatatttggaattttattgCAAAAATCACATTGATAACTGAGAATGACAAGTAattttaaacagaaaaaaataggCTAAAGCGACAAGTAAACAAAACCAGAGGGAGTAAtagtttttcctctttttctttctacacATCACAATGATTATGGGCGTGAGACATCAATTTTCGTGAATGCTATTATTGTCTAGGGTATTGCTTTCTTCTTAGAATTATAAACTTTTGTTAATGCTATTACAGTATCGGGTAATGCTTTCTTCTTagatgtataaaagtaaagagtcCAATAATGGGTGTGACGCTGACGCTCACACTAAAAATTGATGATGGTTTGTAATTAGtcacatttaaaatatttttatttttataaagaagtatagataaatatatatgtggAGTTCAAATGACATGAACATTTAGAGAgacacaaatgtttttttttaaaacactgatctgaaaacaaaaatttgtgatGAAAAATGTGAATAAAACATAGTGAAAGACACAACCTACAATAAATATACGTAACTTTATAAAGATGTGCAAtcatatttccaaaaaaaaaaaaattccagaaaaagttataattgtttatatagattAGAGGATTCTCACTCCATCTAGGATGTCCACATCCTCATATTAAATAGTTAATATAAATAAGCCAtgtcatttctttatttttttctaaacatttcTTAATACcaatttattattatcagaCAAATGATGATATAAATgcttaagaaaatattttttaattatatatgctaGTAAAgtcaaattaatattatcaacatgtggatgatgatgatgcataacaagagaaataaacaaacctaatatatatatatatatgtattttcaatttaattaaaattaaatatgtcaGATACATAATTTACTATCTAAATCTCTCTATCTTATATAGGTTATTATTCTTAATAAATATCATTGTTTTGACTCTCAAATGAGCAATTAATTATTCCAGTCAAATATACAACTATTGCTTTTTATTTGACTAAGAGTAATATCTTAGTGtgtggtgtatatatataaacaatgttgatTAGAAATTATTCAGTAGggagataaacaaaaaaaatactcgGAAAATACAGAAAATCAGTTATTAATTTCTGCATCATGAAATCTGTTACTTTGTTTGTGGTTTCTTGTGTTCTCATGTTTTTCGTGATGCATAATACTAAAggtgagatatatatatatatatatatatatatatatatagattagttacttgtttattatgaaaaaattgaCTAATgcaaaaatgttacaaaaactACTTgtaatttttagtattatcaattatttttttgtcattaataATTGATGCTTTTATCCatcatctaatatttttttggttgatataAATTAGTGGAAGCACAACATGCGCAAGTACTTGTTGAATTTGTTCCGGGAAAACCATGTGATCCTGTTCGTACTCGAGCTGCTGCACAATGCCGATCGGAAACTCAAGATAGTTACTATACTCGCTGCTATTGTAAAAATGCACAAGGTGGACATGATTGTTCATgttatcattaataattttactttataTGATTTACTTAAtgttcaaaataaacaaaaaataattaataaaaagtttcagtgtctttttttacatatttgatAAACCTTCAAGAATAACAAATACGTTGgttaaatttaaatcataaaagatcaaagtttttcctattttctttCTACACATCACAATAATTATGGACGTGAGGCATCAACTTTCGTCAATGTTATTACTGTCTAGGGTAATGCTTTCttcttatttacaaagtaaAGTGAGGCATCAACTTTCGATAATTCTATTACCGTCTAGGGTACTGACGCAAACACTAAAAAGTGATGATGGTTTGCAATTAGTcgcatttaaaatatttttattttaacaaaaaagcatagacgaatatatatatatatatatatataaagttcaaaTGCCATGAACATTTACAGAGACAAAACTGTTTGTAAAGAACACagttctaaaaacaaaaatttgtgatgaaaaaatgTGAATAAAAGATAATGTAACGACACAATCTACAATGAATATACGTAATTTTACAAAGATGCgtgtttccaaaaaaaaattctagaaaaaattataattgttatttgtattttttcagattattatttatatagattaGAAGATTCTCACTCCATCTAGGATGTCCACATCCTCATATTAAACATTTAATATAAGCAAtgtcatttctttattttttccctAAACATTTCTTAAgtgatataaataataaatgcataagaaaatattttttttttaattatatatacaagtaaagTCAAATTAGTATTATCAAcaagtggatgatgatgatgatatggatTCATAACAAGAGAAAGGAAcaaacctaatatatatatatatatatgtatatttacaaatttaattaaatttaaatatgtcaGATACATAATTTATTATCTGAATCTGTCTATCTTATTTAGGGTATCATTGTTTTGACTCTCAAATGGGCAATTACTTATTCCagtcaaatataaaactattgcCTTTTATTTGACTAAGAATAAACAATGTTAATTAGAAATTATTCAGCAgggagataaagaaaaaaaaatcggaaaaatatagaaaatcaattattaatttctGCATCATGAAATCTGTTACTTTGTTTGTGGTTTCTTGTGTTCTCATGTTTTTCGTGATGCATAATGCTAAAGGtgagatatatatagattatttacttgtttattatgaaaaaattgaccaatgtaaaaatgttacaaaaaacTACTTGAGCTGCTGCACAATGCCGATTGACTCAAGATAATTAATATACTCGCTACTATTGTAAAAATGCAGAAGGTGGACATAATTGTTCATGTTATCATTATAGTTTTACTTTATATGATTTACTGAATGttcaaaacgaaaaaaataattaataaaaagtttcaGTGTTGTGggtaggaattttttttttttacacatttaataAACCTTCAAGAATGACATATACTTTGgttaaatttaaatcataaaagataaatgatatttgtaaattataaaaatgttattaaaaatgtttgcgtaaaataatttttggttttgaaaaaatgaaaaatgtcaTCTACATTCGTGTAaccttttgtaatttttttcttttttaatttatgtaaaatgaCTTATATGGTTGCATCTATTCACTTAgaattttatcttttacaaacagttgtgtgtttttaattGGTCATATCTTGTCAActctatatatttgttcatttttgttgaaaactaccaaactttttttgacacattttttttcgttttatgaTGAATCAATACTTTGAAATTCGATATTGAACTATTTTCTATACTTTCTAAACTATCTATTAACATATATGATTTGGAAGTTTGAATAAATTCCACTGACTCTTAAATTTTGATCTAACTAAAGACATTATGAataactataataatataattttttgtcaactttaaatataaaaattctgATAAAGATGCCAACAATTTCCTTCCTTGATTTCGATGGATTATATATACTAGCTAtgtagaaattttaaaagaatttgttataaatatattttttgtgatacccttttcaaaaataccctttttttgaatattttcatttttaccctcttttacacaattacagtCTGTTAAATTAatccttaaatttttttaaaaatttgagttctgtattttatatttagggtatagtttttaggaggAAGGTTTtagtatttagggtttagaatttaatcattttatatattaaaaaggagtatttttgaaaatggacac
This genomic window contains:
- the LOC104789595 gene encoding uncharacterized protein LOC104789595, with amino-acid sequence MEKQKTPTKEPSAQHFNEAAYKLLANPHIEPTMRFIATLTKPSVNQLIRTKFFRFCVDSYPACLSLKLMRIYTSKEPRVHDGIRENAVRCLHAIFIIEEASLNSEVVHVLSPELISCLEEQVISETSFKILSMLVNRIAFEVFTIHEETWHDLRVFISSRAETEFAKAVFVFTSLSMPLDEDEFVIPLMDNLLPAILKRLGNVHEGSGSSSSQWGLAFVGGFCTAVHLLETTSVALVENLVNEMLKSVNRGMELGFLDRALRDVEIAVVQQLWWYCTTEFKFVLGFIRRIDAMITEETTKDVLQGIKVVVEKKILEIG
- the LOC104789596 gene encoding alkane hydroxylase MAH1-like; the encoded protein is MTSIGFFEASIAFFCFLIFYCCRNNKPFGRCPWNWPVLGMLPGVVMRLHRAYDSIVEVFENSNLTFQFKGPWFTGIDILGTVDPANINYMMSSNFSNYYKGPEFHEIFESFGDGIINTDYELWRQWRKASQSIFHQQSYQTFSTTITKKEKMVVELQDVFLRFMFDTTFMLITGSDLGSVSIELPEVEFATAFDDVGEAIFYRHITPRFLWKLQKWIGIGAEKKMMKADATLTRVCNKHISATREEVRSQRNTHNSNGEDHEVLLTSFIKLDTTKYDLLNPGDNKFLQDFTVNFMAAGRDSTAVALTWFFWNLSENPNVLTKIHQEINSTNLPRTGSDHQDTLLYLNKLVYLHAVLSESMRLYPPIPFERKSPIKPDVLPSGHKVESNINIMISIYAMGRMKAVWGEDARDFKPERWITETGGLRHEPAYKFLSFNAGPRSCIGKNLAINLMKTVIVEILQNYEIKVVNGQKIEAELGLILRMKHGLQVTINKKCSSLV